AATATGTATCGGTTTCCTGTGACGCGCACAATTCATGGTCATTTCGACGGCAGCCCCACGAACAAAAAGTTGATTGACATCCTTCTTCATTAGCGAGCAAAATCTTGATGCACGTACATAGAAGTGCATGTGGGTATCTAAAGTTTGATAATTAAACGTGTAACAGTCTTCTTTAGTTTACATTATCATTAAAATAGAACGCATTAAAAGATCGAGTCCCCCAAACAATCGTAATGGTAACATAACCTGCGGGCGGGGGTGCGCTTATCAACTAAACATATCCACGTATATAAGTATAGGTGTATTAAGTAAGTGTGGGCAGTAGCTGGCTATAATACTTTAGAGTTATGATATCCATGTATATCGTAAATGCGTATTATGCGTAGAGTACGAAATAAGTATGCAGCGAACGCAGGGCCGATGAAATTTTAGCTTAGGCCGGGCAAACCCATTGAGAAATGCCCTCAGTTTGCATAGTTGTCGAATGAGCCCAAGTACTCCAATGCAGCGCGATAGCAGAAGTGGTATTGATCCTACGGGAATTATAGAAGTTTAATAAACCATTTTTCTTTGTCGCTGAAGAAGCCAGTGCAATACCCACCTCGGTTTGTACCATGGCCGGACGCTGGGAACGCAGAATACGCACTGTCTGGAAGACATCCAGTACTCCCTCGTACTGCATACGTTCCAGAACGATGCTTAGAGTGATAAAGACCCCCGATCGTCCCACGCCCGCTGAACAGTGCACGGTAATGGGTCCATCCTGGCCAAACTGCTCCTTGGTCTTGTGCACCTGCCCGATGAAGTCGATGAAGCCTTCGCCCGACTTGGGCACACCCTGCTCCGGCCAATCGATGAACTGAAACTGGCGGACGGTGCGCGATGAGCCATCTCGTGCATCTGTGACCTAGTGGCGGGGATGATTAAATTAGGTTTATGCTGTAAACTGACAATAAAGTAATTGGTGCTCACCTTAAATTCACGCAGCTTGTACTGCGGCATGTTGTACTCAGCAATGGGATCCACGACATAATACTGATAGCGTACGGATCTCTCATGGGGCCAGTACTGGAAGCATTTCTCCTGCGGATGTAGTGtttaatgaatataaataatcaCTGTATTATGGCGCAAGAAGGGGGCTTACCCTGCCCATTTCCTTGAGCTTGGTCAGCATGACCACAATGGTGGAGTTGTGCTCCCAGAGCATGCGCCAAAAGTCCTCAGCGGCATCCTGCACAGGACCTTGTGCGGCGATGTAAGCGGATCGGTATCGATAGCCGTCGATGAAGCTGGCGTTGACATAGTCGCTTCCCTCGATTCCATGGATAGGGGTGAGGTAGACGCGACTTGATTCGTACGGCAGAATATGGACTAAGCGGTTCTTGTGCTTGTTGCATGGCAGATTGGCCGTTACGAACTTGGACGAGTCCATCTTGACGTTAGAAAGCTTCTTGAACTCCACCTCCATGCCCGAGATAGTTTCGCCGGGTTCCGTGATCAGTAGCTTCTGAAGGTGGGTGTGTAGATTGCGAGCCGGCACCTCCGTTACCCCACATATGATGGCCTCCAAGATGGCGTCATGGATGAAGATATACTGATCCTCCGTCTGCACCATGTAGTTCCGTTGCGCCCGCAAGCAGGTTACATGTCCATAGATGTCGATAATCTTCTCGTGTTTCATACGTTCCAACATCGAATCGATTACAATGTAACAGCCAGTTCGGCCCACTCCAGCTGAGCAGTGAACAATCACGGGTCCCGATTCCGGTGGCGTAAGGGCGCGACACCGGCGCAAGAATTGAAGGAAGGGAGCCGGATGATCGGGCACTCCATGATCTGGCCAGGCGGTGAACTGCAGCTGCTTGATCTCACGCCGATCGTTGAAGCCCTGCCGGCACAACTGGAACGTACGGATGCTGTAGGTGGCCAGTTCCTGTGTCTCCGTGATGGTCACAAAGATCTGGCCATAGGTCTCCGTTCCACGAGTCGGCCAATACTGATCGCACTTTATGCGTGTTCGTTCCTCCAATCGCGTCATCATCACAATGGTAGCCGTTTTCAGTTCCCAGCACATGCGCCAGAAGTCCACAAAGGTCTCCTGCAACGGACCTTGGGTTGCCACATAGGCATTGTGCTTCCGATAGCCGTCACAGTAATTGGCATTAATGTAATCTGATCCAACCACACCCTCCACCGCTGGCAACTGGACACGTGAATGGTCGTAGGCGGTGACATTGGCATAGCGGTTTTTGGACTTGTTGTGCTCCAGATTGGAGTTATCCCAAGTGAACTGCTGGCCCGGCTCAATGCTTTCGTACTCCTGCGAAAACTTCTGATTGTCATTGGACTTAAGTCGTTCGATGTGGTTAGCAAACTCAGATATGGGTATGGGCGGATGGGAGATCATACCGGGCGTCTGGAAGTTCAAGCGCCTCATGTCAACGGGATCGCTGGGAGTAGGTCCGGCTCCCAGGTCAGCGGCCATCAGGGGCCTTGTAACGGCCGCCTGATCCGGAGTCTTGCATGGCTGACGGCGACGCTTCACCACACAGAGAACAATCAGCGCGGTGGACACGATGAAGGTGGACACCATTAGGggcagcaccacccacagaATCTCCGGCTCGTCCTTGTTGCGGTTAACCGACACTTCCGGCTCCGCGGGCCAATTGGGATCGGGTCGGTGGGGCCGCTCACCTGGCGGAGCTTCCCTCATGTCCAGCGATAGAAACTCGGAGAAGGGACTGGAGGTGTACAGGTGCTTCTGTGGCGTATCCACCACCGCCCGCACAAAGATGCGGTAGCGCTTCTCTCGCTCCAACTTGCGATTCGTAAAGTTATGATAGTCATCACCAGATCCCAGGTGAAATGTGAACGGAATGGAACGCTGCGGGAACTTGGCTGCAATGTACGGCGCATTTGGACGCTCCGGTTTGTTCCTGCCCGGCAAGAGATCATCGGTAAGGAACTGATCGGGTATCTTGTGCAGATTGGACTTGTCCTCCGGGACCACCACCAAATAATAGTGCGATATGGGACCGTATTCCTCCGAAGCTTGGGGCAGTATCACCAGAATTTCCTCTCCATTAACAACGCCGTAGAAATCCGGTTTTACCATAGGCTGAGGTGCAGCCATTTGCGTTGTGACCGTAATCTTTGTGGGCGGGCGGTAAGAATAATCCGAGGGAATGGCACTCACATTCACATTGTAGGTGGTAAACGGACTGAGTTCGTTGATCGTGTGGGTCTTCACATAGTGCTTAAGGATGATCTCTCTCTTGGGAACGATCTGGGTCTGGGAGAATCCCTGTGAGTCCACAAACACCTTCATGGCATCAAAGCTGATCTTGTAGTTGACCGGAGTTAGGCGAATGGGTGGTGACCAACTCAAGGTCATCGAATGGGTGCTGACATCGTGAGCACGAAGATTAAGCGGCACATCCTCCGGTTTGATTCGTACCGTAACCTTCTCACTAAGACGTCCCAATCCGTTCTTGAACCTGGCCGCAATGGCCACGGCATATTGGGCAAATTTCTCGAGATTAACTAGATCAGCGGATTCTGTGAGTCCAACGGTTTTGGTTTGCCAATCGTCCAGATCCTCAACAGCTGTCATGGTGTAAAAGATCTTGTAGCCGAGCAACTTGCCACGACTTGTTACCGGTTCCCACCAGATCTCTGCCGTTTGCTCCGAGGTCGCCTCTGCCTGCAGGGACATCGGTGCTCGACCCATGTCACGTTCTGTCTCCACGATTAACTTGTCGCTAAAAGGACCAGCTCCCTGCTTCGTATAAGCCCTCACCCGGAAGATATACTCGGTGTTTTCCTCCAGATTTGTGAACACCGCCTTTCGGAGAGTCATATTTCGCTCGGAACCAAGGCCATGATCGATTTTCTTGTGAAACTGGACATCGTAGCGGGTGATTATGCCATTCCGGTGCTCCCTAGTTGGTGGATCCCAGGTCACGCATAGTACATCCGGCGTTTGGAAGCGAATGGTGATGTTTGAGGGCGGTCCACCTGGTGTTCCTTCTGgtgtttgaaatattttcaccGTCTCTTGTCCAATACCGATATGGTTGCTGCCTGCCACACGGAATTCGTACTCTACCCCGCGTTCCAGGTTATCAAAGCGTTTCTTGGTCATTTGAGGTCCTGAGAGCATCTCCTCCTTCAAAGCCTGGTCCTTGACGCCCCACCGAAGTCGATAGCCACGCAATTCACCGTAGGTCTGCGCCGGGCGCTCCCATTCTAGCTCGATGGACACGATCGGTTCCCGCTCCATGATCTTCAGACTCACAGTTGGTCGAACTGGTACACCGCCAGGAGTTTTGACCACAATCGCTGCACTCCGGTCACCGTCCCCTTTACGAGTTAATGCCGCCACCTGAATGGAGTACTTTGTATCCGGCTGCAAGCCAGTTACATTGAATTCCAGCGTGTCCACCACATCAAACTTGAAAGGTTCGTTCAGAAAGCCCTTGCCCTGATTGCGAAATTAAGAGTTTTGTGAATCAAAATGAATAACACAGTAAGGAAGTGAAAGCGTATAGAAAATCGTTTGTTTAAATATCCAAAAAACTGCCTAAAAGCTTACCTCATCTCGCAGCTCCTGGGCGTGTATATGATACCCACGGATGATGCCATTGCGATCTTTTTCGAGAGGCGGCTTCCAGCTGACATGGATCGATGTAGAGTTCAAAGGCGTGGCCTTCACATCTTGCGGGTCGCCGGGCACTAAAGGCGACGACGAGGAAAATGACGATTAGATGAGAGCACTCACAGTAGTGTAAACAACTTGAAATATTAACATTAAAGATAGCTTAACTTATGCCAATTTATGGGCTATGGTGGTTACAACTAACTTACTTAACATTGTAGTACAGAAAACTATGGCAACTATTACTAAGATATTAGACCCTAGAAGTAATACATAAATGATATATGTTGGAAGTACAGAGCCAGAACAAACCTAGTTCCAAGTCAATGCCATCACCACAACACAGACAAAAactgatttaaataaaattaggaGTGGGAACTGGAGAAACCAAACAACCAAAGTGCTGCTTAGGCGCTATATAGTTTGCATATAGAAGGGGTTGCTCAATTGGTGCTCACAGTTTATAGGGGGTGCAGATTATACCTTGATATATAATAAGTTTATAGTATAGACCATTACTTAAGAGTATGGCGTCaaaaaagtacacaaaaatatgGGGTATCGGAAACAATTGGATTTCGATGTCCAACTCGTCTCActtagcaaaaacaaacatgtAAGCATTCAAAAAGTTGTTACTTGGTTGTGTGCAAAAAACATACattggaaaatcaaaaaatagtttatatatattttttatacacgTGTGCTGCCTGTGGGAGCATCAAAAATCCTTGTCGACCTCTTAAATGGTTTGGTAAGATTTATCAAAAATCGTTGAAATAGAGAAACATATCAAAAAACAGAAGACAtgtgattttttttagttatcGGTCAAATGATTTTAGACCaattcaaaaatatgttttttggaAAAAGAGTATAGGTATAGAAATAGAGATGTATTGTATAGTATAAATAGGTTTGCTATAGGGCATTCTTAAACATAATACATAGTCAACCATTAAATATACTCACTCTTTTTCtctaaatagttttaaaatgttttatatgtattatatatataaaccaCCATCCATTAAAGGTTGcgttcaaaaatcaaatttcgcaATAATTTCGTATTCACAtcaaaaagtttcaaaaagATTTTGgtttatgatttttgtttttggttttttccattttgatttgcattcAAAAAAAGGTGCACGAAACAGAGCAATTGGTGCAAGGTGCGAGTGGCCAAGCAAagttatttggttttttatagTATGtgaaaaaagatataaaatataggTATTTAGTTTACAGTATACAGTTCCAAAAAGGGTAACTAGTGcacaaaaatagttttaaatccGGAAAAGGAAAGGTGAACAACTGAAGAGGGAGAACATGATACAAAATCTACATATTTGTTGGCACACCGTTTTGATACTGTACAGTGTTTTTATTATGACTTTTGAAAaccgttttccttttttatgtGGTAGTTTGTAGCTTCAAAGCAGCCAAATTTAGCTATTAATCGGTTAACTTAAGTTTTACGCCTAACTTACCTTAGTTGGTTTTAGGATAACAAACCAATTATTTACAAAGCTTAAGACTAccttaaaatacattttactaACTTGCAATACCTGACGTTGAtatcacaatttttaataagaattaaatgtttttttacataatttttagCTTAATACGCGTTAATCTAAAATGTCAAATTTGAGATCCGCTGCAATGAATATGTTGTACAATTTcgtacacatgtatgtataccATTCGTTATTTTTGTACAATAACTCCCCGCCCGGCGGTTTCTTGCCCTCAACCATTGCATTTGggttcattaaaaatgttaaataaatgcataatacaaattattcaaatgcatCTGGCGGggcaaaaagttaaattatGCTTCATTAGTGTCCTGCAGCCTGGCAGCTCGTCTGCTTAACTTTTTCATCAGGAAGCAGGTGGAAGGGGTCAAATGCCGTAGCGTTGTCTCATTTTTTGTCATTTCACATCCATTCACTCCAGGTGAGATACCTGCACACACATATAGACAGCCCCCACCCGCACTCCCCACAGTgcactaaaaatataaaataattaaaacgctACCGTAGAAGTGTTCTCTATTTTGTGTTTCTTCCCCGTGCTCCTTTCCGTGCTGAATGGAACAAACAAAGCAAGGAGCGCGTGCTAAGCTTCCAATGCTCGAGGTGCtcattttttaacattttccttctatatgttatatgttatatggTAGGTGCATGTGTTCTAtatggtttattttttattttatttttctattttattttttactttttatttttcgggcTATACGTGGGCAGGACGACTGCGAGAGAGTCTGGGTGCACGAAGGAGGACGCGGTACACGTGGCGGAATGAAAAGCAAGTGCCCAGCTTTAGACAGGTggaatgcatttgcatttgcatttgtgctgTGGCAGCTAACAAGCGCATCACATCATAACGAAATACGCTCCCTACATacgaaacacaaaaattaGTAGTGAAAGACCAGTGGAATGAAATAGTCGGGTCTCTCGACTATTGAATACCCGGTATTGTGTTCCAAGCCAAAAAGGACACTTATCAGACCGCAACATGTTTCTGATGATATGAAATTTCGCAGAAAAGGAAAtatagttcccgagatctTCTTGACATAAAATGACAAACATATCTTTCAGATCTATATGAAATTTGGTATGTGAATACGAATTTTGTAATGAGAACACAAATCCGTGTCTTTTCAAAACTCGTCAGAAGCAGCGTTCCATCTTCTCggccttttaaatatttccaagATCTGCTTATCAACGTTATAGCTTTCGGCAAACAGAAATTGCTCCCACAATACAGGGTATAAAAGTGAGTACAAGAATAggataaaaaaaagataaattcaGTGCCATGTACACTGAGTACCAGCACCACTACCATGAGCTGACCCTTAATGCTGGCCCAGCTGCTTCTACTGCAGCTTGTGAGCCGCTGGCTACAAGTGCGAAAGCAGGAAACGGAAGGGAGTCGGGTTCGGTTTGAGATATGTGGTCGTTTGCCCCTGGATATGCCAAATTGAGTacaattaaaacgaaattcaaGTCAGTCACAGATAGCTCAATGCCGTTGCGGTGCTTTGGTGCTGCTCTTATTGCTGCTGGGTTAATGCATAGCGAGAAAATATGACTGGATGAGTTTAGTTCTTTATGATGATTCTTTAGTTCAAACCGAGGATTTTTCCGTTTAGTTTGAGAAATGCATTATTACGTAGCCGACATGTGGGCTGATTAGTGTTATCTCCCCGCTTGGAAATCGATTGGGAAATGTAAACACCGCTACAAAGGGTTATATTACTAGAGACTACTGTTTTATAGATCTGTAAAGTTTCAATCCGGTgatattttctttctgtgcgCCCTGCAAGTGATTTCAGTGGAAAATATCCACCTATTTACATAAGTGTCCTTCCATTTcgcattgtgtgtgcctgtgcatGAGGTGCGGTGCTATCGGTGCTGCAGACTTAAGACTAGGCTTATTATAACATCTAGAGTGAGCTAAGATATAGAAGTGTGACACCGAGAGGGAGCGAGTGAGACGTACACTAAAGGTGCTTACGAATAAGTACGTTTAATTTACAGTGCTTagccaaatcaaaatgaaGTGACGGGCCACCACACTCAGATGGTGTTGAGCTcttaaaacacacaaattgaGTAGGTACTTTATAAAGAAAACTGGTTGCTGTCGTACAGGCAAGTTAACAGCTAACAAGCAAATGAAGGTACATAGTATATAAGGTTGTTTAAATCAGAATGGATGTTTTTTGCAAGGAATTCATGAGCGAGAACAAAAGTATTAT
This sequence is a window from Drosophila teissieri strain GT53w chromosome 2R, Prin_Dtei_1.1, whole genome shotgun sequence. Protein-coding genes within it:
- the LOC122614788 gene encoding tyrosine-protein phosphatase Lar isoform X2 — translated: MGLQITAASPIAALSLLVLSLLTWTPTIVDAAHPPEIIRKPQNQGVRVGGVASFYCAARGDPPPSIVWRKNGKKVSGTQSRYTVLEQPGGISILRIEPVRAGRDDAPYECVAENGVGDAVSADATLTIYEGDKTPAGFPVITQGPGTRVIEVGHTVLMTCKAIGNPTPNIYWIKNQTKVDMSNPRYSLKDGFLQIENSREEDQGKYECVAENSMGTEHSKATNLYVKVRRVPPTFSRPPETISEVMLGSNLNLSCIAVGSPMPHVKWMKGSEDLTPENEMPIGRNVLQLINIQESANYTCIAASTLGQIDSVSVVKVQSLPTAPTDVQISEVTATSVRLEWSYKGPEDLQYYVIQYKPKNANQAFSEISGIITMYYVVRALSPYTEYEFYVIAVNNIGRGPPSAPATCTTGETKMESAPRNVQVRTLSSSTMVITWEPPETPNGQVNGYKVYYTTNSNQPEASWNSQMVDNSELTTVSELTPHAIYTVRVQAYTSMGAGPMSTPVQVKAQQGVPSQPSNFRATDIGETAVTLQWTKPTHSSENIVHYELYWNDTYANQAHHKRISNSEAYTLDGLYPDTLYYIWLAARSQRGEGATTPPIPVRTKQYVPGAPPRNITAIATSSTTISLNWLPPPVERSNGRIIYYKVFFVEVGREDDEATTLTLNMTSIVLDELKRWTEYKIWVLAGTSVGDGPRSHPIILRTQEDVPGDPQDVKATPLNSTSIHVSWKPPLEKDRNGIIRGYHIHAQELRDEGKGFLNEPFKFDVVDTLEFNVTGLQPDTKYSIQVAALTRKGDGDRSAAIVVKTPGGVPVRPTVSLKIMEREPIVSIELEWERPAQTYGELRGYRLRWGVKDQALKEEMLSGPQMTKKRFDNLERGVEYEFRVAGSNHIGIGQETVKIFQTPEGTPGGPPSNITIRFQTPDVLCVTWDPPTREHRNGIITRYDVQFHKKIDHGLGSERNMTLRKAVFTNLEENTEYIFRVRAYTKQGAGPFSDKLIVETERDMGRAPMSLQAEATSEQTAEIWWEPVTSRGKLLGYKIFYTMTAVEDLDDWQTKTVGLTESADLVNLEKFAQYAVAIAARFKNGLGRLSEKVTVRIKPEDVPLNLRAHDVSTHSMTLSWSPPIRLTPVNYKISFDAMKVFVDSQGFSQTQIVPKREIILKHYVKTHTINELSPFTTYNVNVSAIPSDYSYRPPTKITVTTQMAAPQPMVKPDFYGVVNGEEILVILPQASEEYGPISHYYLVVVPEDKSNLHKIPDQFLTDDLLPGRNKPERPNAPYIAAKFPQRSIPFTFHLGSGDDYHNFTNRKLEREKRYRIFVRAVVDTPQKHLYTSSPFSEFLSLDMREAPPGERPHRPDPNWPAEPEVSVNRNKDEPEILWVVLPLMVSTFIVSTALIVLCVVKRRRQPCKTPDQAAVTRPLMAADLGAGPTPSDPVDMRRLNFQTPGMISHPPIPISEFANHIERLKSNDNQKFSQEYESIEPGQQFTWDNSNLEHNKSKNRYANVTAYDHSRVQLPAVEGVVGSDYINANYCDGYRKHNAYVATQGPLQETFVDFWRMCWELKTATIVMMTRLEERTRIKCDQYWPTRGTETYGQIFVTITETQELATYSIRTFQLCRQGFNDRREIKQLQFTAWPDHGVPDHPAPFLQFLRRCRALTPPESGPVIVHCSAGVGRTGCYIVIDSMLERMKHEKIIDIYGHVTCLRAQRNYMVQTEDQYIFIHDAILEAIICGVTEVPARNLHTHLQKLLITEPGETISGMEVEFKKLSNVKMDSSKFVTANLPCNKHKNRLVHILPYESSRVYLTPIHGIEGSDYVNASFIDGYRYRSAYIAAQGPVQDAAEDFWRMLWEHNSTIVVMLTKLKEMGREKCFQYWPHERSVRYQYYVVDPIAEYNMPQYKLREFKVTDARDGSSRTVRQFQFIDWPEQGVPKSGEGFIDFIGQVHKTKEQFGQDGPITVHCSAGVGRSGVFITLSIVLERMQYEGVLDVFQTVRILRSQRPAMVQTEDQYHFCYRAALEYLGSFDNYAN